From Haloarcula hispanica ATCC 33960, the proteins below share one genomic window:
- a CDS encoding alpha/beta hydrolase, protein MTTVGIPGGRDVTATLDRPGSDAIVVACPPHPQYGGKRSDTRLNAVSDALAPDVGCLRFDYGAWDEGRGERVDAENALAWASERADAVGLFGYSFGAAVALCAAAELDSESEPSVLSVLAPPAGLTAHLDAVAALDAIDCPVQVVVGERDDTVDWEPVVDRATELGQAVERLPADHHFVGQSGRVGETVGPFLRDHL, encoded by the coding sequence ATGACTACCGTCGGGATTCCGGGCGGGCGAGACGTCACCGCGACGCTCGACCGACCCGGGTCGGACGCTATCGTCGTTGCGTGCCCGCCCCATCCACAGTACGGCGGTAAGCGGTCGGACACGCGCCTGAACGCGGTTAGCGACGCACTGGCCCCTGATGTCGGCTGTCTCCGCTTCGACTACGGCGCGTGGGACGAGGGCCGCGGCGAGCGGGTCGACGCCGAGAACGCGCTGGCGTGGGCGAGCGAGCGGGCCGACGCCGTCGGCCTGTTTGGCTACAGTTTCGGCGCAGCTGTGGCGCTCTGTGCGGCCGCCGAACTCGATAGCGAGTCCGAGCCGTCGGTCCTCTCCGTCCTCGCTCCGCCGGCCGGACTGACCGCCCATCTCGATGCTGTCGCCGCGCTCGACGCTATCGACTGCCCGGTACAGGTCGTGGTCGGCGAGCGCGACGACACTGTGGACTGGGAGCCGGTCGTCGACCGGGCCACCGAACTGGGACAGGCCGTCGAGCGACTGCCGGCCGACCACCACTTCGTCGGCCAGAGCGGCCGTGTCGGTGAGACTGTTGGGCCGTTTCTCCGTGACCACCTGTAG
- the guaA gene encoding glutamine-hydrolyzing GMP synthase: MVNVDEFIADAKAEIADEIGDKNAVIALSGGVDSSTAAALAYEAIGDQLTPVYVDTGLMRKGETDQIRETFSYMDSLRIVDAQDRFLDALGDETDPEEKRHIIGEQFIREFETVAKDVDADYLVQGTIYPDRIESEGTIKSHHNVGGLPEVVDFEGIVEPMRDLYKDEVREVARALDLEEIISERMPFPGPGLAVRIIGEVTEEKLEVAREANHVVEEELEEYEPWQALAAVIGKATGVKGDNRVHGWVVAVRSVESRDGMTARAQELDWDTLQRIQSRITGAHENVARVVYDVTHKPPATIEYE; the protein is encoded by the coding sequence ATGGTGAACGTCGACGAGTTCATCGCCGACGCGAAAGCCGAGATCGCCGACGAGATCGGCGACAAGAACGCCGTCATCGCACTGTCGGGCGGCGTCGACTCCTCGACGGCCGCCGCGCTGGCCTACGAGGCCATCGGCGACCAGCTCACCCCGGTCTACGTCGACACCGGGCTGATGCGGAAAGGCGAGACCGACCAGATACGCGAGACGTTCAGCTACATGGACTCGCTGCGGATCGTCGACGCCCAGGACCGCTTCCTCGATGCGCTCGGCGACGAGACCGACCCCGAGGAGAAGCGTCACATCATCGGCGAGCAGTTCATCCGGGAGTTCGAGACCGTCGCCAAGGACGTCGACGCCGACTACCTCGTTCAGGGGACCATCTACCCCGACCGCATCGAGAGTGAGGGGACGATAAAGAGCCACCACAACGTCGGCGGCCTGCCCGAAGTGGTGGACTTCGAGGGCATCGTCGAGCCGATGCGGGACCTCTACAAGGACGAGGTCCGCGAGGTCGCCCGGGCGCTCGACCTCGAGGAGATAATCTCAGAGCGGATGCCGTTCCCCGGCCCCGGCCTCGCCGTCCGCATCATCGGCGAAGTCACCGAGGAGAAACTGGAAGTGGCCCGCGAGGCCAACCACGTCGTCGAGGAGGAACTGGAGGAGTACGAGCCGTGGCAGGCGCTGGCCGCCGTCATCGGCAAGGCCACGGGCGTCAAGGGCGACAACCGCGTCCACGGCTGGGTCGTCGCCGTCCGCTCCGTCGAGAGCCGGGACGGGATGACCGCCCGCGCACAGGAACTCGACTGGGACACGCTCCAGCGCATCCAGTCGCGCATCACCGGGGCGCACGAGAACGTCGCCCGCGTCGTCTACGACGTGACCCACAAACCGCCAGCGACTATCGAGTACGAATGA
- a CDS encoding SLC13 family permease, whose protein sequence is MPPLSMGALVVFALVAAALTLFVTEWLPPDMTAIAVLVALVVLEPYTGVPARTSIEGFASPAVVTIVAMYILSAGVESAGVVDWLAGRLAALTGGDEQRLLAAIVGTTGVSAGFVNNTPVVAVFIPLVTGLSERYGISPSNLLLPLSFAAMLGGTLTLVGTSTNLLASDLSAQLLGRPFSMFSLTPVGVVILAVGVAYLLTVGRALVPERVHPAADFTEEFDMDRHLSQLQVRDSSPLVGLTVQEALEGGVPDDVVEAVADVVDAGESLPTEATVEQVLAASDPLDIDVLQIDRNGESFFATATDRPLEPGDVLTVRGNRQAVNQFAQTLDLRDLARESVTADLLAESGHPAVLAEAVIHRESRLRGRRLADVQLRSRFDVTVLAVRRGDEIIHENLAAVELSAGDLLLLQTPLDEVGHLQDEGYLVLTEGPPELFDALDGGPPSLDAAAAVPLATLLAVIALAALDLLPIYIAALGGVVATVATGTLSASKAYDAVSWNIVFLLAGLLPLGQAMQATGGAAFVGGLLVDAAGVLPPLALLALVYLLTAVLASVITPAATVVLMIPIAVATAAEIGVAGFPFLVVVTFAVATAFLTPIGYQTNLMVYGPGGYRFTDFLRVGGPLQLLLCVVTTLSVSVVWPL, encoded by the coding sequence ATGCCCCCGCTCTCGATGGGTGCGCTCGTGGTCTTCGCGCTCGTCGCCGCCGCCCTGACGCTGTTCGTCACCGAGTGGCTGCCGCCTGACATGACGGCCATCGCCGTCCTCGTCGCGCTGGTCGTGCTGGAACCGTACACCGGTGTCCCGGCACGGACGTCCATCGAGGGATTCGCCAGCCCGGCGGTGGTCACTATCGTCGCGATGTACATCCTCAGCGCCGGCGTCGAATCGGCCGGCGTCGTCGACTGGCTGGCCGGGAGGCTGGCGGCGCTGACCGGCGGCGATGAGCAGCGCCTGCTGGCCGCCATCGTGGGCACGACGGGCGTCAGCGCGGGGTTCGTCAACAACACGCCGGTGGTCGCGGTCTTCATCCCGCTGGTCACCGGGCTCTCGGAGCGATACGGTATCTCGCCGTCGAACCTGCTGTTGCCGCTCTCTTTCGCCGCGATGCTCGGCGGGACGCTCACGCTGGTCGGTACCTCGACGAACCTCCTCGCCAGCGACCTCTCGGCGCAGTTGCTTGGCCGACCGTTCTCGATGTTCTCGCTGACGCCCGTCGGCGTCGTCATCCTCGCCGTCGGCGTGGCCTACCTGCTGACAGTCGGTCGGGCGCTCGTTCCCGAACGGGTCCACCCCGCGGCCGACTTCACGGAGGAGTTCGACATGGACCGCCACCTGTCGCAGTTACAGGTGCGGGACTCGTCGCCGCTGGTCGGACTGACGGTGCAGGAGGCGCTGGAAGGCGGTGTCCCCGACGACGTGGTCGAAGCAGTCGCGGACGTAGTCGATGCGGGAGAGTCGCTGCCGACCGAGGCCACCGTCGAACAGGTCCTCGCCGCGAGCGACCCGCTTGACATCGATGTGCTCCAGATCGACCGCAACGGCGAGTCGTTCTTCGCGACGGCCACCGACCGACCGCTCGAACCCGGCGACGTGCTGACCGTCCGCGGGAACCGACAGGCCGTCAATCAGTTCGCCCAGACGCTCGACCTGCGGGACCTCGCCCGCGAGTCCGTCACGGCGGACCTCCTGGCAGAGAGTGGCCATCCGGCCGTTCTCGCGGAGGCCGTCATTCACAGGGAGTCCCGGCTCCGCGGGCGGCGGCTCGCCGACGTGCAACTGCGCAGTCGGTTCGACGTGACGGTCCTCGCCGTCCGCCGCGGCGACGAGATCATCCACGAGAACCTCGCGGCGGTCGAGCTGTCCGCTGGCGACCTGCTCTTGCTCCAGACGCCTCTCGACGAGGTGGGCCACCTGCAGGACGAGGGGTACCTGGTCTTGACCGAGGGTCCCCCGGAGTTGTTCGACGCGCTCGACGGCGGCCCGCCGTCGCTCGACGCCGCGGCGGCGGTCCCGCTCGCGACCCTGCTCGCAGTCATCGCGCTCGCGGCGCTGGATCTGCTTCCAATCTACATCGCCGCACTCGGCGGCGTCGTCGCCACGGTCGCGACCGGCACGCTGAGCGCATCGAAGGCCTACGACGCGGTGAGCTGGAACATCGTGTTCCTGCTTGCCGGACTGCTCCCGCTGGGGCAGGCGATGCAAGCGACCGGTGGGGCCGCGTTCGTCGGTGGCCTCCTCGTCGACGCGGCCGGCGTCCTCCCGCCGCTGGCGCTGCTGGCGCTGGTGTACCTCCTGACGGCCGTCCTCGCCAGCGTCATCACTCCGGCTGCGACCGTCGTGCTGATGATCCCGATCGCCGTCGCCACCGCCGCCGAGATCGGCGTCGCCGGGTTCCCGTTCCTCGTCGTCGTGACGTTCGCAGTCGCAACGGCGTTCCTGACACCCATCGGCTATCAGACGAACCTGATGGTGTACGGCCCCGGCGGGTACCGCTTTACCGACTTCCTGCGCGTCGGCGGCCCGCTACAGCTCCTTCTGTGCGTCGTCACGACGCTCTCGGTGTCTGTCGTCTGGCCGCTGTAA
- a CDS encoding PspA/IM30 family protein yields MGILSRASYVIRSKLNAVLNRAEDPTETLDYSYEQLRDELQDVKQGIADLTTQKKRLEIQKRRLEENVEKHNEQARQAVEQDREDLARQALEKKKQKMSQIEDLEGQIQDLQSQQDQLVEQKDELQKQIEQFRTKKETMKARHEAAKASARVNEAMTGAGDEMQDINQAIERAEERTEDMEARSQAMDELREDGVLESQISDESSLERELEEVRQKGSVDAELDTLKAEMGKAEDGDSGSSDADVSEAELEKELTDESTQVDVDESEVESELDELKEDEK; encoded by the coding sequence ATGGGAATCCTCTCGCGCGCGTCGTACGTCATCCGCTCGAAACTCAACGCCGTCCTGAACCGAGCGGAGGACCCGACAGAGACCCTCGACTACAGCTACGAGCAGTTGCGTGACGAACTGCAGGACGTCAAGCAGGGCATCGCGGACCTGACGACCCAGAAGAAACGACTGGAGATACAGAAGCGCCGCCTCGAAGAGAACGTCGAGAAGCACAATGAGCAGGCGCGCCAGGCCGTCGAGCAGGACCGAGAGGACCTTGCCCGCCAGGCGCTGGAGAAGAAAAAGCAGAAGATGAGCCAGATCGAGGATCTGGAGGGCCAGATACAGGACCTGCAGAGCCAGCAGGACCAGCTAGTCGAGCAGAAAGACGAACTCCAGAAACAGATCGAGCAGTTCCGGACCAAGAAGGAGACGATGAAGGCCCGCCACGAGGCCGCCAAGGCGTCGGCGCGCGTCAACGAGGCAATGACCGGCGCTGGCGACGAGATGCAGGACATCAATCAGGCTATTGAGCGCGCGGAGGAACGCACCGAGGACATGGAGGCCCGCTCGCAGGCGATGGACGAACTCCGCGAGGATGGCGTCCTCGAAAGTCAGATATCGGATGAGAGTTCGCTGGAGCGGGAGCTTGAGGAAGTCCGACAGAAAGGCTCAGTCGACGCCGAACTCGACACGCTGAAAGCCGAGATGGGCAAAGCCGAGGACGGCGACAGCGGGTCAAGCGACGCGGACGTCTCCGAGGCCGAACTGGAGAAGGAACTCACGGACGAGAGTACGCAGGTCGACGTCGACGAGAGCGAGGTCGAGTCAGAACTCGACGAACTGAAAGAAGACGAAAAGTAG
- a CDS encoding mechanosensitive ion channel family protein, with protein sequence MLAIQAVTERPLLLQANVANRIAKYLSTLIADGVSAVGTILIAAVILAIGYGVGEYLDSAVYDWTLERGLDDRAEETPVSAVTAESDPVASAAGLLARYLVYLVAVLAAVRTLNISELRTLAATLFGYVPNIVAAAVFLVVGFGLGRLLGTLVPGLVSSPGITENFPETHLGQLLDADSGTVGRVAGLVVEYYVYAAAVYVAAATLTIAPVAALLRDGLTYAPTLVGALVVLVLGALVADHVADVITSVDAAEEWVSKPLLSGTLQALVYLFTAVIALNLAGVDSLLLAVLLLAVVFPVGIGFALAVGLGGQDFVAGRLSSD encoded by the coding sequence ATGCTAGCGATTCAGGCCGTCACGGAACGACCGCTGTTGCTGCAAGCGAACGTCGCTAATAGAATTGCCAAATATCTGTCAACACTCATCGCCGACGGCGTATCGGCCGTCGGGACGATACTGATTGCGGCAGTCATCCTCGCCATCGGCTACGGGGTCGGCGAGTACCTCGACAGCGCGGTGTACGACTGGACGCTCGAACGCGGGCTCGACGACCGCGCCGAGGAAACGCCGGTGTCTGCCGTCACAGCGGAGTCGGACCCGGTCGCGTCCGCAGCAGGTCTGCTCGCCCGATATCTCGTCTATCTGGTCGCTGTTCTTGCGGCGGTCAGAACGCTGAACATCAGCGAGCTCCGGACGCTCGCCGCGACGCTGTTCGGGTACGTTCCGAACATCGTCGCCGCCGCAGTGTTCCTGGTCGTCGGGTTCGGTCTCGGCCGACTGCTGGGCACGCTCGTCCCCGGCCTCGTCTCCAGTCCCGGTATCACGGAGAACTTCCCGGAAACGCACCTCGGACAGCTGCTCGACGCTGACAGCGGCACCGTTGGCAGAGTGGCTGGTCTAGTCGTCGAGTACTACGTCTACGCGGCGGCCGTCTACGTCGCTGCGGCGACGCTCACTATCGCTCCCGTCGCGGCCCTGCTCCGTGATGGATTGACCTACGCGCCGACCCTGGTCGGTGCCCTCGTCGTCCTCGTTCTGGGGGCACTAGTTGCTGATCACGTCGCCGACGTGATCACGTCGGTCGATGCCGCCGAAGAGTGGGTCTCGAAGCCGCTCCTCTCGGGAACGCTGCAGGCGCTCGTCTACCTGTTTACCGCCGTTATCGCGCTCAACCTCGCGGGCGTCGACTCGCTGCTGCTCGCCGTGTTGTTGCTCGCGGTCGTGTTCCCCGTCGGTATCGGGTTCGCGCTAGCGGTCGGGCTGGGCGGTCAGGACTTCGTTGCTGGCCGGCTCAGTAGCGACTAG
- a CDS encoding CTP synthase: protein MPTEPETDYDPELGRKFIFVTGGVMSGLGKGITAASTGRLLKNAGFDVTAVKIDPYLNVDAGTMNPFQHGEVYVLKDGGEVDLDLGNYERFLDIDMTFDHNVTTGKTYQHVIEKERSGDYLGRTVQIIPHITDDIKRRIREAAEGNDVCIIEVGGTVGDIEGMPYLEALRQFAHEEDEDDILFTHVTLVPYSKNGEQKTKPTQHSVKELRSIGLQPDILVGRCSDKLDIDTKEKIALFCDVPTEAVFSNPDVDDIYHVPLMVEEEGLDQYVMEELDIATEALPEDERENRWRDLVTQNTEGEVDIALVGKYDLEDAYMSVHEALKHAGLEKNVDVNVQWVNSEKMNDHHADRMREADAIVVPGGFGARGTEGKIEAIRYARENDIPFLGLCLGFQMAVVEYARNVLDLDDAHSAELDEDTPHPVIDILPEQYEIEDMGGTMRLGAHETEIDANTLAATLYGGESCTERHRHRYEVNPEYIDDLEAAGLKFSGYAENRMEILELAPEDHPYFIGTQFHPEFRSRPTRASPPFVGLLEAVLGDDPHTVTTEEVSH from the coding sequence ATGCCGACCGAACCCGAAACGGACTACGACCCGGAACTGGGTCGGAAGTTCATCTTCGTCACCGGTGGCGTGATGTCTGGCCTGGGGAAAGGCATCACCGCCGCCAGCACAGGTAGATTACTCAAAAACGCCGGGTTCGACGTTACAGCGGTCAAAATCGACCCGTATCTGAACGTCGACGCCGGTACGATGAACCCCTTCCAGCACGGGGAGGTGTACGTGCTCAAAGACGGCGGGGAGGTCGACCTCGACCTGGGGAACTACGAGCGCTTCCTCGACATCGACATGACCTTCGACCACAACGTCACCACGGGGAAGACCTACCAGCACGTCATCGAGAAGGAGCGGTCCGGCGACTACCTCGGTCGCACGGTCCAGATTATCCCGCATATCACCGACGACATCAAGCGCCGCATCCGCGAGGCCGCCGAAGGAAACGACGTCTGTATCATCGAGGTTGGCGGCACCGTCGGCGACATCGAGGGGATGCCGTATCTCGAAGCGCTCCGTCAGTTCGCCCACGAGGAAGACGAGGACGATATTCTCTTTACCCACGTCACGCTCGTTCCCTACTCGAAAAACGGCGAGCAGAAGACCAAGCCGACCCAGCACTCCGTGAAGGAACTGCGCTCTATCGGGCTCCAGCCCGACATTCTCGTCGGCCGCTGTTCGGACAAACTCGATATCGACACGAAAGAGAAGATCGCGCTGTTCTGTGACGTGCCGACGGAAGCCGTCTTCTCGAATCCCGACGTCGACGACATCTACCACGTCCCGCTGATGGTCGAGGAGGAAGGCCTCGACCAGTACGTGATGGAGGAACTCGACATCGCGACCGAAGCCCTGCCCGAGGACGAGCGGGAGAACCGCTGGCGCGACCTTGTCACCCAGAACACCGAGGGCGAAGTCGATATTGCCCTCGTTGGCAAGTACGACCTCGAAGACGCCTACATGTCCGTCCACGAGGCGCTGAAACACGCCGGCCTGGAGAAGAACGTCGACGTGAACGTCCAATGGGTCAACTCCGAGAAGATGAACGACCACCACGCTGACCGGATGCGCGAGGCCGACGCCATCGTCGTGCCGGGTGGCTTCGGTGCCCGTGGTACGGAGGGTAAAATCGAGGCGATTCGGTACGCCCGCGAGAACGATATCCCATTCCTCGGGCTGTGTCTCGGATTCCAGATGGCCGTCGTCGAGTACGCCCGCAACGTACTGGACCTCGACGACGCCCATTCCGCCGAACTGGACGAAGACACCCCACACCCCGTCATCGACATCCTGCCCGAGCAGTACGAGATCGAGGACATGGGTGGGACGATGCGGCTGGGTGCTCACGAAACCGAAATCGACGCGAACACGCTTGCCGCGACGCTGTACGGCGGCGAGTCCTGTACGGAGCGGCACCGCCACCGCTACGAGGTCAATCCCGAGTACATCGACGACCTCGAAGCCGCCGGGCTGAAGTTCTCTGGCTACGCCGAAAACCGTATGGAGATACTCGAACTCGCGCCCGAGGACCACCCGTACTTCATCGGGACGCAGTTCCATCCGGAGTTCCGCTCCCGACCGACACGCGCCAGCCCGCCCTTCGTCGGCCTGCTCGAAGCGGTGCTCGGCGACGACCCACACACTGTGACGACTGAGGAGGTGAGCCACTGA
- a CDS encoding aldo/keto reductase, with amino-acid sequence MDDIQVQGTSVPALGLGTWQLTGQSCRETVETALDMGYRHIDTAQAYGNERQVGLGMDAAAVDREDVFLTTKLDGSNRDERSVRRSTRESLNKLGTDYIDLLLIHWPNTPWMTSLSETLGAMNDLVEEGLVRHIGVSNFSPSLLDKARDISAAPIFTDQVQYHPYWDQRKLLDYCRIHDVLLTAYSPLARGGVLDDPALVQVGNRYGKSPAQVALRWLVQQDGVAAIPKASSRDHLEANMAVFDFELTDAEMERIRDPSKVKTGVQFVRSQLPF; translated from the coding sequence ATGGACGACATTCAGGTCCAGGGTACGTCGGTCCCCGCACTCGGCCTCGGGACGTGGCAGCTCACCGGCCAGTCCTGCCGTGAAACCGTCGAAACGGCGCTGGATATGGGCTATCGCCACATCGACACTGCACAGGCGTACGGCAACGAGCGGCAGGTCGGACTGGGGATGGACGCCGCCGCGGTCGACCGCGAGGACGTGTTCTTGACGACGAAGCTCGACGGCTCCAATCGCGACGAGCGGAGCGTCCGCCGGTCGACGCGGGAGAGCCTGAACAAACTGGGAACGGACTACATCGACCTCCTGCTCATCCACTGGCCGAACACCCCGTGGATGACATCCCTGTCGGAGACGCTCGGGGCGATGAACGACCTCGTCGAGGAGGGGCTGGTCCGGCACATCGGCGTCAGCAACTTCTCGCCGTCGCTGCTGGACAAGGCGCGGGACATCTCCGCGGCCCCTATCTTCACCGACCAGGTGCAGTACCACCCCTACTGGGACCAGCGGAAGCTACTCGACTACTGTCGCATCCACGACGTGCTCCTGACTGCCTACAGCCCGCTCGCCCGCGGCGGCGTCCTCGACGACCCCGCGCTCGTCCAAGTGGGTAACAGGTACGGGAAATCCCCGGCGCAGGTCGCGCTTCGGTGGCTGGTCCAGCAGGACGGCGTGGCCGCGATTCCGAAAGCGTCCAGCCGCGACCACCTCGAAGCGAACATGGCTGTCTTCGATTTCGAACTCACCGACGCGGAGATGGAGCGGATCCGGGACCCGTCGAAGGTCAAGACCGGCGTGCAGTTCGTTCGGTCGCAGTTGCCGTTCTGA
- a CDS encoding WD40/YVTN/BNR-like repeat-containing protein translates to MSDHNATRRGVLTGIGATAAAALGGAAISGTVAAAGPWESVESPTGNTLHDVEYTATGAYAVAGGGIVLERTSRGWQKVIGGGPTGNGNSLYGANVTDDGKALWLVGASGAIGEYDVESGVLTDHSAPMDVTNNFNDVSVTGSAGEANVYVAGDSGKMYYSFENGASETWDYTTPGSGSAINAVDFHGVRSGHIVDGNKSVFATDDGSTWNKIGLADANVNFYGVDSDGPDDVWVSGGGGMIFHWNGSEWTPTDTGDAGLRDIEVTGDDSTGYTVGGGGKVYALGDGGWTQEQTPAGENLKAIVRGGTDIAVGSGGIILEQ, encoded by the coding sequence ATGTCCGATCACAACGCGACACGACGCGGCGTGCTCACGGGTATCGGCGCGACAGCTGCAGCTGCACTGGGTGGGGCAGCCATCTCCGGGACGGTTGCGGCGGCCGGTCCCTGGGAGTCCGTCGAGTCCCCGACCGGGAACACCCTCCACGACGTCGAATACACGGCCACCGGCGCGTACGCGGTGGCGGGTGGCGGTATCGTCCTCGAACGGACTAGCAGGGGCTGGCAGAAGGTCATCGGCGGTGGCCCGACCGGCAACGGGAACAGCCTCTACGGGGCCAATGTAACCGACGACGGCAAGGCCCTCTGGCTCGTCGGTGCCTCGGGCGCTATCGGCGAGTACGACGTGGAATCGGGCGTTCTCACCGACCACAGCGCCCCGATGGACGTGACCAACAATTTCAACGACGTGTCCGTGACCGGGAGCGCCGGCGAGGCGAACGTCTACGTCGCCGGCGACTCCGGCAAGATGTACTACAGCTTCGAGAACGGCGCGAGCGAGACGTGGGACTACACCACGCCCGGCTCCGGGTCGGCCATCAACGCCGTCGACTTCCACGGCGTGCGCTCGGGCCACATCGTCGACGGCAACAAGAGCGTCTTCGCCACCGACGACGGCTCGACGTGGAACAAGATCGGCCTCGCCGACGCCAACGTCAACTTCTACGGCGTCGACTCCGACGGCCCAGATGACGTGTGGGTCTCCGGCGGTGGCGGGATGATTTTCCACTGGAACGGGTCCGAGTGGACGCCGACCGACACGGGCGACGCCGGCCTGCGTGACATCGAGGTCACCGGCGACGACAGCACCGGCTACACGGTCGGCGGCGGCGGTAAGGTGTACGCCCTCGGCGATGGCGGCTGGACCCAGGAACAGACGCCCGCTGGCGAGAACCTGAAAGCCATCGTCCGCGGCGGCACCGACATCGCGGTCGGTTCGGGCGGGATTATCCTGGAGCAGTAG
- a CDS encoding MBL fold metallo-hydrolase has product MVTALADDIWWYDLTGVNATLVDDDGALTLVDTGLPWHGNALIAGLSDAGYELRDLDRILLTHFDFDHVGGLSAFDGIDVTIYVGERDAPLVTGEQAPPLGNHKGAFQRLVSPFLDAPDNDVVPLADGDTVGSFTVYDTPGHTPGHVCYVSEDHSLGLLGDLVREDSGRSEPSPWLVSYDTDAVARSIRDFAERAPRFELAVPGHGVPFEEGGSAKLSKLAATL; this is encoded by the coding sequence ATGGTAACGGCGCTCGCCGATGATATCTGGTGGTACGACCTCACGGGCGTCAACGCAACGCTCGTCGACGACGACGGAGCGCTAACGCTCGTGGACACCGGGCTTCCCTGGCACGGCAACGCGCTCATCGCCGGCCTGAGCGACGCCGGCTACGAACTCCGAGACCTGGACCGAATTCTGCTGACGCATTTCGACTTCGACCACGTCGGCGGGCTGTCGGCCTTCGACGGCATCGACGTGACTATCTACGTCGGGGAGCGGGACGCCCCGCTGGTCACCGGCGAGCAGGCTCCGCCGCTGGGCAACCACAAGGGGGCGTTCCAGCGACTCGTCTCGCCGTTCCTCGACGCGCCGGACAACGACGTGGTCCCCCTCGCCGACGGCGACACCGTCGGCAGTTTCACTGTCTACGATACCCCTGGCCACACGCCGGGGCACGTCTGCTACGTCAGCGAAGACCATTCGCTTGGACTGCTGGGTGACCTCGTCCGGGAGGACAGCGGCCGCTCCGAGCCCTCGCCGTGGCTGGTGAGCTACGATACCGACGCCGTTGCTCGGAGTATCAGAGACTTCGCCGAGCGCGCACCGCGGTTTGAACTCGCTGTGCCGGGCCACGGCGTCCCCTTCGAGGAAGGGGGTTCCGCGAAACTCAGTAAGCTGGCAGCGACGCTGTGA
- a CDS encoding DUF7126 family protein has protein sequence MKVVLVGSDPNALTDALEAEGHTVTVADVGNRPGLEEAGIHEAEVYLLTEMSQATSIAVAKDLAPDLRVVVYAAGSLPDFASRQTDLVVDPDLLDAEAVAEEL, from the coding sequence ATGAAGGTGGTTCTCGTCGGCTCGGACCCGAACGCGCTCACCGACGCGCTCGAAGCCGAAGGCCACACGGTCACAGTCGCCGACGTCGGTAACCGACCCGGGCTCGAAGAAGCCGGCATCCACGAGGCCGAGGTCTACCTGCTGACCGAGATGTCGCAGGCGACCTCCATCGCCGTCGCCAAGGACCTTGCCCCCGACCTCCGGGTCGTCGTCTACGCGGCGGGCTCCCTGCCGGACTTCGCCAGCCGACAGACCGACCTCGTCGTCGACCCGGACCTGCTTGACGCCGAGGCGGTCGCCGAGGAACTGTAG